A single Cottoperca gobio chromosome 3, fCotGob3.1, whole genome shotgun sequence DNA region contains:
- the adpgk2 gene encoding ADP-dependent glucokinase, whose translation MERDGRTSWMKYGPVLSLFVVFLAFWFRAPQNADLDDRLDTVLSSLLRAEGKVGMNDVARPKVAVGFGGCVDLLVDGVSLLNKIGLPSTDQPLHHDLLENEVQLAQSFAYFFAPGAAAERFMLNDTLFSELVEASRDLPGNRWAVGGNAPVMAGRMATEGCDVLLGGSFSPDFTDVLSQHITVAGNILEEPDIHLILEYPSGASWGHYTSRRANRYIIHSDEHNPYLDSMAAFAENLKGFEPDLLVVGGLQMMDNFPFQSGERDALLSRLADLLSSSSPQIGVHFEMASFVEESIMEELLHYVIPHADSLGMNEQELPNLLSLLKGSNITVLSDPNPRVATVLDQMREVYRIVNLRSKDANAESDTNGAKAKPLTRLHVHTLAFQAMIVTHGSKWKNTMSATAKASLTANRHVCGSDDIDPSKARLIMDDSFSVSRREGSQRIALQETRPVSCWDEEDYEICVAPVLVCTEVYQTAGGGDNVSAAGLVLQI comes from the exons ATGGAGAGAGACGGCAGGACATCGTGGATGAAATATGGGCCTGTTTTGTCCCTGTTTGTGGTTTTTTTGGCCTTCTGGTTCCGGGCACCCCAGAATGCAGACCTGGATGACCGGCTGGACACCGTCCTGTCCTCTCTGCTCCGGGCTGAAGGCAAAGTCGGGATGAATGACGTCGCGAGACCAAAAGTGGCAGTTG GTTTCGGAGGCTGTGTTGACCTGCTAGTGGACGGGGTATCGCTGCTTAATAAGATTGGCCTCCCTTCCACAGACCAGCCCCTACATCATGACCTCCTAGAAAATGAAGTGCAGCTGGCTCAGAGCTTTGCCTACTTCTTTGCACCgggagctgctgcaga GCGCTTTATGCTAAATGATACTCTGTTCAGTGAGCTGGTCGAAGCGTCCCGAGACTTACCAGGAAACAGATGGGCAGTAGGCGGCAATGCCCCGGTAATGGCTGGTCGCATGGCAACAGAAGGATGTGATGTATTGCTAGGGGGAAGTTTCAGCCCTGATTTTACTGATGTCCTGTCccagcacattacag TGGCAGGTAACATATTGGAAGAGCCAGACATTCATCTGATCCTGGAGTATCCATCCGGTGCTAGCTGGGGTCATTATACGTCACGTAGAGCCAACAG ATATATCATCCACAGTGATGAACATAACCCCTACTTGGACTCCATGGCAGCGTTTGCAGAAAATCTCAAAGGCTTTGAACCAGATCTGCTGGTGGTGGGTGGGCTGCAAATGATGGATAACTTCCCGTTCCAGTCAG GTGAGCGGGACGCTCTACTCTCCCGCCTCGCCGACCTCCTGTCCTCCTCGTCTCCACAGATTGGTGTCCATTTTGAGATGGCCAGCTTTGTAGAAGAGAGTATAATGGAAGAACTACTTCACTACGTCATTCCTCAT GCCGACTCTTTAGGGATGAATGAACAGGAGCTTCCCAACCTGCTCAGTCTGCTTAAAGGCTCCAACATCACAGTCTTGTCCGACCCAAACCCTCGTGTGGCTACTGTCCTCGACCAGATGAGGGAGGTCTATCGCATTGTGAACCTTCGCTCCAAGGATGCCAATGCAGAAAGTGACACAAATGGCGCTAAAGCTAAGCCGCTGACTCGGCTCCACGTCCACACGCTGGCCTTTCAGGCCATGATTGTGACACACGGCTCCAAGTGGAAGAACACCATGTCAGCCACTGCCAAGGCCTCCCTCACGGCTAACCGCCACGTCTGTGGCTCTGATGACATTGACCCCAGCAAGGCGAGGCTCATCATGGACGACTCTTTCTCTGTTAGCCGGCGGGAGGGCAGCCAGCGTATCGCTCTGCAGGAGACCAGGCCCGTCAGCTGCTGGGATGAGGAGGACTACGAGATCTGTGTAGCACCAGTGCTGGTGTGCACTGAGGTTTACCAAACTGCAGGCGGAGGTGACAACGTCTCAGCTGCCGGCCTGGTGCTGCAGATCTAG
- the ctsba gene encoding cathepsin B, producing MHTVKMWRATFLLLAASLSVSLARPRLPPLSSEMVNYINKINTTWTAGHNFRNVDYSYVQRLCGTLLNGPKLPLMVQYAGDMKLPKDFDSRLQWPNCPTLKEIRDQGSCGSCWAFGAAEAISDRVCIHSNTKISVEISSEDLLTCCKSCGNGCNGGYPSAAWDFWTNQGLVSGGLYNSAIGCRPYTIEPCEHHVNGSRPSCTGEGGGTPKCVFQCEPGYTPSYKLDKHFGKTSYSVLSDVEQIQIEIYKNGPVEGAFTVYDDFLQYKTGVYRHVSGSPLGGHAIKILGWGEEDGVPYWLCANSWNTDWGDNGFFKFLRGSDHCGMESEVVAGIPK from the exons ATGCATACAG tcAAAATGTGGCGTGCAACCTTCCTGTTATTGGCTGCCAGCTTGTCGGTGAGCCTGGCCAGACCCCGCCTCCCTCCACTGTCCAGTGAGATGGTCAACTACATCAATAAGATCAACACTACCTGGACG GCTGGTCACAACTTCCGTAATGTCGACTACAGTTATGTTCAGAGACTCTGCGGTACATTGCTGAACGGACCTAAACTGCCACTCAT GGTTCAGTATGCTGGAGACATGAAGCTGCCTAAAGACTTTGACTCCAGACTGCAGTGGCCCAACTGTCCCACCCTGAAGGAGATCAGAGACCAGGGCTCCTGTGGATCCTGCTGG GCGTTTGGTGCTGCAGAGGCCATCTCCGACCGCGTGTGTATCCACAGCAATACCAAGATCAGCGTGGAGATCTCCTCAGAGGATCTGCTGACCTGCTGTAAAAGCTGTGGCAACGG atGTAATGGTGGCTACCCTTCAGCTGCCTGGGACTTCTGGACCAATCAGGGGCTGGTCTCCGGAGGTCTCTATAATTCCGCCATTG GTTGTCGGCCCTACACCATCGAACCCTGTGAACACCATGTGAATGGCAGCAGACCCTCCTGTACTGGTGAGGGTGGAGGGACGCCCAAGTGCGTCTTCCAGTGTGAACCTGGATACACTCCCAGCTACAAATTGGACAAGCACTTTG GTAAAACGTCTTACAGCGTGCTGTCAGATGTGGAGCAGATTCAGATTGAGATATACAAGAACGGCCCAGTAGAGGGAGCCTTTACCGTCTATGACGACTTTCTGCAGTACAAGACTG GCGTGTATCGGCATGTGTCTGGGTCTCCTCTTGGTGGCCACGCCATCAAGATCCTGGGCTGGGGAGAGGAGGATGGTGTTCCCTACTGGCTCTGTGCCAACTCCTGGAACACTGACTGGGGCGATAATG GATTCTTCAAGTTCCTGCGTGGATCGGATCACTGTGGTATGGAGTCTGAGGTTGTGGCAGGGATTCCCAAATAA